Proteins from a genomic interval of Denticeps clupeoides chromosome 20, fDenClu1.1, whole genome shotgun sequence:
- the LOC114770389 gene encoding LOW QUALITY PROTEIN: adhesion G protein-coupled receptor B1-like (The sequence of the model RefSeq protein was modified relative to this genomic sequence to represent the inferred CDS: inserted 1 base in 1 codon), translating to MMAGVVYVPGVGLAVALLVCLSVGTPSGPASDTCATLEQSRFFGVFSSSAALPSTPCSWTLQNPDPRRYTVYMKITKPAQVCVPRQVRAFQFDSFIETSRTYLGMESFDEVVRLCDAATSVAYLESSKQFLQLRKAAPQPGAELAAEVSGEGSEFKAEFLVVGKRNPSMPACQMLCQWLESCLAGSTHSNPCGIMATPCQCWETPKRKPGGCYRGGVYVEKCAPTLRDNGRDAEIMRGWSGWGRWSECSTECGGGVQVRSRACQPEDGVCEGVVEEGRACNPQPCIGQVRQRSQALRSIVSQKRDGELFGVQSPQNVDTVQDEWSPWSACSITCGEGWQTRTRFCTSSTYSTQCTGPLRENRPCNNTAVCPVNGAWDEWAPWSLCSSTCGRGYRDRVRTCRQPQHGGEPCRGPTKQTKFCNIAVCPVDGYWNEWSAWSSCSSTCSNGTMQRTRECNGPSYGGSECRGDWLEASKCFLKECPVNGRWLSWSAWSGCSKTCGGGIQERQRACDGPFFGGEPCPGSKRESKQCNEKRCPEPHEICPEENYGSVVWRKTPAGDTAAVPCPADASGLVLRRCTLDAVGLAFWENPTHIKCVSKEYEEIQMLTQERHSKAQRGLMVDGVTELITRLKTTSDNTTRYSGDLLAIMEILKNTTEIFRKAGYSLSNIDVENFAQTISNLLKDEHRDKWDEAQLMGASTKEFFSLVEEFVDIIGVQMKDFQDIYEVTENLELSIQKRPKAMTSDISFPMRGWRGMMEWVRNSEEKITVSRNALSFDLPETEDITAYVTGIVLYRNLGNMLSMQSNTTVLNSKVVSVIVKPTPGLLTSPVEIEFPHLHNGTVNETCISWDESESSSLLGSWTRSCRAVPVGSSRTRCVCDGLSTFAILARISTEPDMDKTYLPSVTLIVGCGVSSLTLLLLIIIYVSVWKYIRSERSVILINFCLSIICSNALILIGQTQARNKVMCTLVAAFLHFFFLSSFCWVLTEAWQSYMAVTGRLRNRIIRKRFLCLGWGLPALVVAISVGFTKAKGYGTVNYCWLSLEGGLLYSFVGPAAAVVLVNMVIGILVFNRLVSKDGITDVKLKERAGASLWSSCVVLPLLALTWMSAVLAITDRRSALFQILFAVFDSLEGFIIVMVHCILRREVQEAVKCRVVDRKDDGNGDSGSSLQNGHTQLMSDFDKDAESGRPGGMKSSSEEKMPPPQMPLPMGSNFHTLPXNTSAKTHMQPVPEYASHTLTLKRDKGRGSDPSCGKPVYVCDNEIFKQLDAELARGQAEGTSPDGSGGYVLLPNTTSTLRSKPKDDGSATSGKYNISVEQLPQTRMVHVSAGYAEPQAAVYGMKMLPADRVSVSYSERDSPVQNIHNLSSESHITSSLGDTFDSMNSMMSKSETISTLSMSSLERQKSRYAELDFEKIMHTRKRHQNMFQDLNRKLHHAEKDRESPASDSKSVRWSVSSGGSDKTNHSDKQQAPSERPWEAVPRSQQQSPPSWVRKDLEPLQPSPLELQAVEWEKAGTTIPLVGQDIIDLQTEV from the exons ATGATGGCGGGTGTTGTCTACGTGCCGGGTGTCGGCCTGGCCGTGGCGCTGCTGGTCTGCCTGAGCGTGGGGACCCCGTCTGGCCCGGCCTCGGACACCTGCGCCACGCTGGAGCAGAGCCGCTTCTTTGGCGTCTTCTCCTCGTCCGCGGCGCTGCCCTCGACGCCGTGCTCCTGGACCCTGCAGAACCCGGACCCTCGCCGCTACACCGTGTACATGAAGATCACCAAGCCCGCCCAAGTGTGCGTGCCGCGCCAAGTGAGGGCCTTCCAGTTCGACTCCTTCATCGAGACCTCCCGCACCTACCTGGGCATGGAGAGCTTCGACGAGGTGGTGCGCCTGTGCGACGCCGCCACCTCGGTGGCCTACCTGGAGTCCAGCAagcagttcctgcagctgcGCAAGGCGGCGCCTCAGCCTGGCGCGGAGTTGGCGGCGGAGGTCTCCGGCGAGGGCAGCGAGTTCAAGGCCGAGTTCCTGGTGGTGGGAAAGAGGAACCCCAGCATGCCCGCCTGCCAGATGCTGTGCCAGTGGCTGGAGAGCTGCCTGGCGGGCAGCACCCACAGCAACCCCTGCGGTATAATGGCGACCCCCTGCCAGTGCTGGGAGACGCCCAAGAGGAAGCCGGGCGGCTGCTACAGGGGCGGAGTCTACGTGGAGAAGTGTGCTCCGACGCTGAGGGACAACGGCCGTGACGCCGAGATCATGC GGGGCTGGAGTGGCTGGGGACGCTGGTCTGAGTGCAGCACCGAGTGTGGAGGTGGAGTGCAGGTGCGCAGCCGGGCGTGTCAGCCCGAGGATGGCGTTTGTGAGGGCGTGGTCGAGGAAGGGCGTGCCTGCAACCCTCAGCCCTGCATCG GACAAGTCCGGCAGCGTAGCCAGGCCCTGCGTTCCATTGTCAGCCAGAAGAGGGACGGCGAACTGTTTGGGGTCCAGTCCCCTCAAAATG tggatACCGTGCAGGATGAGTGGTCACCATGGAGCGCGTGTTCCATCACCTGCGGCGAGGGATGGCAGACCCGCACCCGTTTCtgcaccagctccacctacagCACGCAGTGCACTGGCCCCCTGAGGGAGAACCGCCCCTGCAACAACACAGCCGTCTGCCCAG TGAACGGTGCCTGGGATGAGTGGGCTCCCTGGAGTCTGTGCTCCTCCACCTGTGGCAGGGGTTACCGCGACCGCGTCCGCACATGCCGTCAGCCTCAGCATGGAGGAGAACCCTGCCGTGGCCCCACCAAACAGACCAAGTTCTGCAACATCGCCGTGTGTCCAG TTGACGGTTACTGGAATGAATGGTCAGCTTGGAGCTCCTGTTCCTCCACCTGCTCCAATGGGACCATGCAGCGCACCCGCGAGTGCAACGGACCATCCTATGGAGGCTCAGAATGCCGTGGTGATTGGCTTGAGGCAAGCAAGTGTTTCCTGAAGGAATGCCCAG TCAATGGAAGGTGGCTCTCATGGAGTGCATGGAGTGGCTGCTCTAAGACTTGTGGAGGAGGGATCCAAGAAAGACAAAGAGCTTGTGATGGCCCCTTTTTTGGCGGAGAACCCTGCCCTGGCTCCAAAAGAGAATCCAAGCAGTGTAATGAAAAGAGATGTCCAG AACCCCACGAGATCTGCCCTGAAGAGAACTATGGCAGTGTGGTGTGGAGGAAGACGCCTGCTGGAGATACGGCAGCTGTGCCCTGCCCTGCTGATGCCTCAG GACTAGTTCTCCGGCGATGCACACTGGATGCAGTGGGACTTGCCTTTTGGGAGAACCCGACCCACATAAAATGTGTCTCCAAGGAGTATGAAGAAATCCAGATGCTG ACACAGGAGCGCCACTCCAAGGCTCAGAGAGGTCTCATGGTGGACGGGGTGACAGAGCTGATTACAAGGTTAAAAACCACCTCAGACAACACAACGAGATACAGCGGAGACCTGCTGGCCATCATGGAGATCCTGAAGAATACAACAGAAATTTTCAGAAAAGCCGGCTACAGCCTGAGCAACATAGATGTCGAG AATTTTGCCCAGACCATCAGCAACTTGCTGAAGGACGAGCACCGGGACAAATGGGATGAGGCCCAGCTG ATGGGCGCGAGCACGAAGGAGTTCTTCAGTCtggtggaggagtttgtggacatcaTCGGGGTCCAGATGAAAGACTTCCAGGACATTTACGAGGTCACTGAAAACCTAG AACTCAGCATTCAGAAGAGGCCCAAGGCCATGACCTCTGACATCAGCTTCCCCATGAGGGGGTGGAGGGGCATGATGGAGTGGGTTAGGAACTCAGAGGAGAAGATCACCGTCTCGCGCAATGCTCTGTCCTTCGACCTGCCTG AAACCGAGGACATCACTGCCTACGTGACTGGTATAGTTCTGTACCGAAACCTGGGCAACATGCTGTCCATGCAGAG TAACACCACGGTGCTGAACTCCAAGGTGGTGAGCGTGATTGTGAAACCCACTCCGGGGCTGCTAACTTCTCCAGTAGAGATCGAGTTCCCTCACCTCCACAAC GGCACTGTCAATGAGACCTGCATTTCCTGGGACGAAAGTGAAAG CTCGTCTCTGCTCGGCTCCTGGACGCGGAGCTGCAGAGCGGTGCCCGTCGGCTCCTCCAGAACCAGATGCGTCTGTGACGGTCTGTCCACCTTCGCCATCTTAGCGCGGATCAGCACGGAGCCG GACATGGATAAGACATATCTGCCCTCTGTGACTCTGATTGTGGGCTGTGGGGTCTCCTccctcaccctcctcctcctcatcatcatctacGTCTCTGTTTGGAA GTACATCCGCTCTGAGCGTTCAGTCATTCTCATCAACTTCTGCTTGTCCATCATCTGCTCCAATGCCCTGATTCTGATAGGCCAGACACAAGCGCGCAACAAG GTGATGTGTACGCTGGTGGCAGCTTTCCTCCACTTCTTCTTCCTGTCCTCCTTCTGCTGGGTGCTGACAGAGGCGTGGCAGTCGTACATGGCCGTGACGGGCCGCCTGCGCAACCGCATCATCCGCAAGCGCTTCCTGTGTCTGGGCTGGG GCCTCCCCGCGCTGGTGGTGGCTATCTCCGTCGGATTCACCAAAGCCAAAGGCTACGGCACAGTGAACTA CTGCTGGCTGTCTCTGGAGGGGGGTCTGCTCTACTCATTCGTAGGACCAGCTGCCGCCGTGGTTCTG GTGAACATGGTGATTGGCATTCTGGTCTTCAACCGACTGGTGTCAAAGGACGGCATCACAGACGTGAAGCTGAAGGAGAGAGCGGG GGCGTCGCTGTGGAGCTCCTGCGTGGTTCTGCCTCTGCTGGCCCTCACCTGGATGTCTGCGGTGCTAGCTATCACAGACCGCCGCTCTGCGCTCTTCCAGATCCTCTTTGCCGTTTTCGACTCCCTCGAAGGGTTCATCATCGTGATGGTGCACTGCATCCTGCGGAGGGAGGTACAGGAAGCTGTCAAATGCCGGGTTGTTGACCGCAAGGATGATGGAAATGGAGATTCTGGCAGCTCGCTTCAGAACGGCCACACCCAGCTCATG TCTGACTTCGACAAGGATGCTGAATCTGGCAGACCAG GAGGCATGAAGAGCTCGTCAGAAGAGAAGATGCCTCCGCCACAGATGCCCCTGCCAATGGGCTCCAACTTCCACACGTTGC GCAACACCTCTGCCAAGACCCACATGCAGCCCGTGCCCGAGTACGCCAGCCACACCCTCACGCTGAAGCGCGATAAGGGCCGCGGCTCAGACCCATCCTGCGGGAAGCCGGTCTACGTGTGCGACAATGAGATCTTCAAGCAGCTGGACGCGGAGCTAGCCCGCGGGCAGGCGGAGGGCACCTCACCGGACGGCAGTGGCGGCTACGTCCTGCTGCCCAACACCACGTCCACGCTGCGTTCCAAGCCCAAGGACGACGGCAGTGCCACCTCCGGCAAGTACAACATCAGCGTGGAGCAGCTGCCACAGACGCGCATGGTCCACGTGAGCGCGGGATACGCCGAGCCCCAGGCTGCGGTTTACGGGATGAAGATGCTTCCGGCTGACCGGGTTAGCGTGTCCTACTCGGAGCGCGACTCCCCTGTCCAGAACATCCACAACCTCTCCAGCGAGTCCCACATCACTAGCAGCCTGGGAGACACCTTCGACTCCATGAACTCTATGATGTCCAAGAGTGAAACCATCTCCACGCTGTCTATGAGCTCTCTGGAG AGGCAGAAATCTCGCTACGCAGAGCTTGATTTTGAG AAGATCATGCACACAAGGAAGCGTCACCAGAACATGTTTCAGGACCTCAACAGAAAATTACATCACGCCGAGAAAGACAGAGAGTCGCCTGCGTCCGACAGCAAG TCTGTGAGATGGAGTGTGTCTTCTGGAGGAAGTGACAAAACCAACCACAGT GACAAACAGCAGGCGCCCAGTGAGAGGCCTTGGGAGGCAGTCCCACGCTCCCAGCAGCAGTCTCCACCCTCCTGGGTGCGGAAGGACCTTGAGCCCCTGCAGCCTTCTCCTCTTGAGCTCCAAGCGGTGGAATGGGAGAAAGCCGGAACCACCATCCCGCTGGTTGGCCAGGACATCATCGATCTGCAGACAGAGGTGTGA